The proteins below come from a single Oncorhynchus keta strain PuntledgeMale-10-30-2019 chromosome 32, Oket_V2, whole genome shotgun sequence genomic window:
- the LOC118364774 gene encoding prostaglandin E2 receptor EP1 subtype-like gives MDGIEAEYSLLLYDVMATVSAPSSPSVLHHLPELNFSSCPCPCPSIQTLNATTMPPLINPPSFGLSCFTMTLGGLSNLSALGILAKSYVRFRHRAKAPFLLLVGALLLTDLAGNLIPGAFALHLHLGQSQRHRVAAGMRDTTEPAGMFCQLFGASLVFFGLCPLLLGSAMAVERCMGITQPLLHSALITVSHMRLAVLLLSSLALLLAGLPLVDVGSYTTQFPGTWCFLTVHGPLSTADTSLALTFSGLGLTALSLSLICNTLSGLALLQARLSSQGIRTNTTAAPGRYSRTSSSPLRSLDVEMMAQLTAITMVSCVCWSPFLISISLLVGQFCRGGQGSSHTVRQSEKLVLLGLRMATWNQILDPWVYILLRRAVLRRVFQVLQPDSRSTLTQSSSCTTASRRQGIGLH, from the exons ATGG ATGGCATTGAAGCTGAATACTCCTTGCTCCTCTATGACGTCATGGCTACagtctctgccccctcctctccctctgtcctccatcaCCTCCCAGAGCTCAACTTCTCctcctgcccctgcccctgtccatccatccagaccCTGAATGCCACCACAATGCCACCCCTCATCAACCCTCCCTCCTTTGGATTGTCCTGTTTCACCATGACCCTGGGTGGCCTCTCTAACCTAAGCGCCCTGGGCATCCTGGCCAAGTCCTATGTACGCTTCAGACATCGGGCCAAAGCTCCGTTCCTGTTGTTAGTGGGGGCTCTACTGCTAACCGACCTGGCTGGTAATTTGATCCCTGGTGCCTTTGCCCTCCATCTGCACCTGGGTCAGAGTCAGAGGCACAGGGTGGCTGCAGGAATGCGTGACACCACCGAGCCTGCCGGGATGTTTTGCCAACTGTTCGGTGCCAGCTTGGTGTTCTTCGGCCTGTGCCCTCTATTACTGGGCAGTGCCATGGCCGTGGAGCGTTGTATGGGCATTACCCAGCccctcctccactctgccctGATCACGGTGTCCCACATGCGTctggctgtcctcctgctgtcctccctAGCCCTGCTGCTGGCCGGGCTCCCTCTGGTGGACGTGGGTAGTTACACAACCCAATTCCCTGGTACCTGGTGCTTTCTGACAGTCCACGGGCCGCTCTCCACGGCTGACACCAGCCTGGCACTCACCTTCTCTGGCCTGGGGCTCACGGCGCTCAGCCTCTCCCTGATTTGTAACACCCTGAGCGGGCTGGCTCTGCTGCAGGCCAGGCTCAGCTCCCAGGGCATCAGGACAAACACTACAGCAGCACCAGGACGATATTCAAGAACCTCCTCCTCTCCGCTACGCTCGCTGGATGTAGAGATGATGGCCCAGTTGACAGCGATCACGATGGTGTCCTGTGTGTGCTGGAGCCCCTTTCTA atctccatctctctgctggTGGGTCAGTTCTGCCGCGGCGGGCAAGGCTCCAGCCACACAGTACGTCAGTCAGAGAAGCTGGTTCTGTTGGGCCTCCGCATGGCCACCTGGAACCAGATCCTGGACCCCTGGGTCTACATCCTGCTCAGACGGGCTGTGCTGCGCAGGGTCTTCCAGGTCCTCCAGCCAGACTCCAGGTCCACCCTGACACAGAGCAGCTCCTGCACTACAGCCTCACGCAGACAGGGGATTGGACTACACTGA